A section of the Mesobacillus jeotgali genome encodes:
- a CDS encoding DUF421 domain-containing protein: protein MIYFMLALKLVIGLAALIIVTRLLGKKEMSQVTPFDFVYAVVLGGLVEENLFEKSSSTIWEMLFGIAVWGILIFIVEKTTQKSDKLRPILKGKAELLVKNGKIQIENLTKAELEMEQLKSLLRLKGVFSMNDVKDVFLETSGSISVLLKPKAQTPTYDGLGVQAPGTDIPEIVVDEGKPEMNGLKNIGKDENWLSQKLSEEGVQELNDIYYAEWSESDGFYIQHNIDS, encoded by the coding sequence ATGATATATTTCATGCTCGCATTAAAGCTGGTGATCGGGCTTGCTGCGTTGATCATTGTCACCAGGCTTCTTGGAAAAAAGGAGATGTCGCAGGTCACTCCTTTCGATTTTGTGTACGCGGTTGTTTTAGGTGGATTGGTAGAAGAGAACTTATTTGAAAAGTCATCTTCAACAATCTGGGAAATGCTTTTTGGAATTGCAGTGTGGGGAATCTTAATATTCATAGTTGAAAAAACAACCCAGAAATCAGATAAGCTGCGGCCAATCCTTAAAGGTAAAGCAGAGCTGCTGGTGAAGAATGGAAAAATACAGATTGAAAACTTAACAAAGGCTGAGCTTGAAATGGAACAATTAAAATCCCTTTTAAGACTTAAAGGTGTCTTCTCAATGAATGACGTGAAGGATGTATTCCTCGAAACAAGTGGAAGCATCAGCGTACTGTTAAAGCCTAAAGCACAGACGCCAACATATGACGGACTTGGTGTACAAGCCCCTGGTACTGATATCCCTGAAATTGTCGTCGATGAAGGGAAACCAGAAATGAATGGCTTGAAAAATATCGGCAAGGACGAAAACTGGCTCAGTCAAAAACTAAGTGAGGAAGGTGTACAAGAGTTGAACGACATTTATTATGCAGAATGGTCAGAGTCTGACGGCTTCTATATCCAGCATAATATCGACAGCTGA
- a CDS encoding cation diffusion facilitator family transporter, which translates to MGHNHSHGHSHAHGHSHSHTNNKRALFWSFLLIAAFMIVEVIGGMITNSLALLSDAGHMLSDAAALGLSLFAMKLGERKATHSKTYGFKRFEIIAAALNGLTLIVISIYIFAEAYQRLIDPPEVQSLGMLTISVVGLLVNIVAAWILMRGDKDENLNVRSAFLHVIGDMLGSVGAITAALLIYFFGWGFADPIASIAVAILIIISGWRVTKESFHVLMEGTPEQIKLKEVKDEIMKIPEVKDVHDVHVWSITSGVFMLSGHIAVEGEGAHDRVLRAAQELLHERFGIDHSTLQVEAGEHGCPCAHGPCN; encoded by the coding sequence ATGGGACATAATCATTCCCATGGCCACAGTCATGCTCATGGCCATAGCCATAGTCATACAAACAATAAAAGGGCATTATTCTGGTCTTTTCTTTTAATCGCAGCTTTCATGATTGTTGAGGTAATTGGAGGAATGATCACTAACAGTCTGGCACTTCTTTCAGATGCCGGACATATGCTTTCCGATGCAGCTGCACTTGGTCTTAGTCTTTTTGCGATGAAGCTCGGGGAGAGGAAAGCGACCCATTCCAAGACATACGGATTTAAAAGATTTGAAATCATTGCAGCGGCACTCAATGGACTAACCTTAATCGTTATCTCGATTTATATTTTTGCAGAAGCGTACCAACGTTTAATTGACCCTCCTGAAGTACAGAGCCTGGGGATGCTGACAATTTCGGTCGTAGGTTTGCTTGTCAATATTGTTGCCGCGTGGATTTTAATGCGTGGGGACAAAGATGAGAACTTAAACGTAAGGAGTGCGTTCCTCCACGTAATAGGTGATATGCTAGGGTCAGTTGGCGCAATCACAGCAGCATTGCTGATTTACTTTTTCGGGTGGGGATTTGCAGATCCAATTGCAAGCATCGCAGTGGCAATCCTGATCATCATCAGTGGCTGGAGGGTAACGAAGGAAAGCTTCCATGTATTGATGGAAGGTACACCAGAGCAGATTAAACTGAAAGAAGTAAAAGATGAAATAATGAAGATTCCTGAGGTTAAAGATGTGCACGATGTCCATGTCTGGTCAATCACGTCAGGTGTTTTCATGCTTAGCGGCCATATAGCTGTCGAAGGGGAAGGAGCGCATGACCGTGTCCTGAGAGCTGCGCAAGAATTGCTGCATGAGCGATTTGGCATCGACCATAGCACCCTTCAGGTAGAAGCAGGGGAACACGGATGTCCGTGTGCACACGGACCTTGTAATTAA
- a CDS encoding GAF domain-containing sensor histidine kinase, which yields MAGNDSHIGILKEIAELLNEGTELNRVLTEVLRRLLHITGLETGWIFLIDNDGKYQLAAKEELPPALSLNHCAPMCEGGCWCVDRYNDGRLNKATNIFECKRLEEAIENQTGDTNGLTHHATVPLRAGEEKFGVMNVGSPHKTHFKQDELALLESVAFQIGTAIKRLRLAQQEQELALAAERNRLARDLHDSVNQLLFSLSLTARAGMEMAGTSELKDTFSYIQNLAQEAQGEMRALIWQLRPRGLENGIIFALSGYAEMLDLEMETKVSGAASLPGKVEEVLWRIGQEALGNCKKHAQEKKVELELEITSGMVEMSIRDKGRGFNYDPDKVLPSLGLKSMQTRAASLGGSLEIASKHGEGTLVIVKIPI from the coding sequence ATGGCTGGTAATGATTCACATATTGGCATTCTTAAGGAGATTGCTGAATTATTGAACGAGGGAACGGAGCTTAATCGTGTTCTGACCGAGGTCTTAAGAAGGCTATTGCATATAACTGGGCTGGAAACTGGTTGGATCTTTCTAATCGACAATGATGGTAAGTACCAGTTGGCTGCAAAGGAAGAGCTGCCCCCAGCATTATCATTGAACCATTGTGCACCGATGTGTGAGGGCGGCTGCTGGTGTGTAGACCGTTACAATGATGGAAGATTAAATAAAGCGACGAATATATTTGAATGTAAAAGGCTTGAGGAAGCAATTGAAAATCAAACTGGTGACACCAATGGATTGACGCATCATGCAACAGTTCCATTGCGCGCCGGAGAGGAAAAGTTTGGCGTCATGAATGTTGGCTCCCCCCATAAAACACATTTCAAACAAGATGAGCTTGCTTTGCTTGAGTCGGTTGCATTCCAGATCGGTACGGCGATTAAAAGACTGCGTCTTGCCCAGCAGGAGCAGGAGCTTGCGCTTGCGGCTGAACGGAATCGCCTGGCAAGGGATCTTCATGATTCAGTGAACCAACTCCTTTTTTCATTGAGTCTGACAGCAAGAGCTGGAATGGAGATGGCAGGAACTTCGGAGCTGAAAGATACATTTTCATACATACAAAACCTCGCACAGGAAGCACAGGGGGAAATGAGGGCGCTGATCTGGCAATTGCGTCCCCGCGGCCTTGAAAATGGGATTATTTTCGCACTTTCCGGGTATGCCGAAATGCTGGATCTAGAAATGGAAACAAAGGTTTCTGGCGCAGCGAGTCTGCCTGGGAAGGTGGAAGAAGTGCTTTGGAGAATTGGGCAGGAAGCACTGGGCAACTGCAAGAAGCATGCACAGGAAAAAAAGGTTGAATTGGAACTTGAAATTACCAGTGGAATGGTCGAGATGAGTATACGAGATAAAGGCAGGGGTTTTAATTATGATCCTGATAAAGTGCTGCCTTCTCTGGGGTTGAAAAGTATGCAGACACGTGCTGCCTCCCTTGGGGGCAGCCTGGAAATTGCAAGTAAACATGGGGAAGGAACCCTGGTTATTGTCAAAATCCCAATTTAA
- a CDS encoding ArsR/SmtB family transcription factor has protein sequence MVSQTFKALSDPTRLRILHLLFEGEHSVNEIAEKLSLLQSTVSHQLRFLKNLRLVKFRREGTTLYYTHDDEHVIDLLRQSIEHASHH, from the coding sequence ATGGTGTCACAAACCTTTAAGGCCTTATCCGACCCAACTCGGCTTAGGATTCTGCATTTGCTGTTTGAGGGTGAACATTCTGTAAATGAAATTGCCGAAAAGCTTTCATTGCTGCAATCTACGGTCTCACATCAGCTGCGTTTTTTAAAGAACCTCAGGCTGGTCAAATTCAGGAGAGAGGGTACTACCCTTTATTACACACATGACGACGAACACGTTATTGACTTGCTTAGACAAAGCATAGAACATGCCAGCCATCATTAA
- a CDS encoding YhdB family protein: MNKTDYDRALYYTHRSQWDNLLILMVRTEDQFLAKKIEHFLHAYNFEKDYAVIEKRLYSLLRYIDHANEADGDDYLDTAVTGSF; encoded by the coding sequence ATGAACAAAACGGATTACGATCGAGCATTGTATTACACGCACCGGTCTCAATGGGATAACTTGCTCATCCTGATGGTAAGGACCGAGGACCAGTTTCTTGCTAAAAAGATTGAACATTTTCTCCACGCTTACAACTTTGAAAAAGATTATGCTGTCATTGAAAAACGCCTGTATTCACTGCTGAGATATATCGACCACGCAAACGAAGCCGACGGCGATGACTACCTGGACACCGCTGTTACAGGCTCTTTTTAA
- a CDS encoding SpoVR family protein, whose protein sequence is MVSEEQKSLEKAISEITEIARGFGLDFYPMRYEICPAEIIYTFGAYGMPTRFSHWSFGKQFHKMKLHYDLGLSKIYELVINSNPCYAFLLDSNSLIQNKLIVAHVLAHCDFFKNNVRFQNTKRDMVESMAATAERIRKYEIEHGKQTVESFLDAVLAIEEHIDPSLMRPKLAWSIEDDDEDDEQVSATPYDDLWGLDTKKAEPKEKKKKKFPPRPEKDLLLFIESYSRELADWQRDILTMMREEMLYFWPQLETKIMNEGWASYWHQRILREMDLTSGESIEFAKLNAGVVQPSKTGINPYYLGIKIFEDIEERYNNPTEEMKRRGVKPGSGREKMFEVREIESDISFLRNYLTKDLVMREDMYLFQKQGREYKVVDKAWEQVRDQLVSMRVNGGFPYLTVTDGDYLKNGELYITHGFEGIELDIKYLEKVLPYIHQLWGRKCHIETMVEGRAMLYTYDGKGVHRKYL, encoded by the coding sequence ATGGTGTCGGAAGAACAGAAGTCACTCGAAAAAGCCATTTCTGAAATTACTGAAATAGCCAGGGGATTTGGGCTGGATTTTTATCCGATGCGGTACGAAATTTGTCCTGCCGAAATCATCTATACATTTGGAGCATATGGTATGCCAACGAGATTTTCACATTGGAGCTTTGGAAAACAGTTCCATAAAATGAAGCTTCACTATGACCTTGGTCTTTCAAAGATTTACGAATTGGTAATCAATTCGAATCCTTGTTACGCTTTCCTGCTCGATTCGAATTCGCTGATCCAGAACAAATTGATTGTTGCCCATGTGCTTGCACACTGCGATTTTTTCAAGAACAATGTGCGTTTCCAAAATACCAAAAGGGATATGGTTGAAAGCATGGCAGCAACAGCGGAAAGGATTCGCAAGTATGAAATCGAACATGGAAAGCAAACGGTTGAGTCATTTCTAGATGCTGTATTGGCCATAGAAGAACATATTGATCCGTCCTTGATGAGACCGAAGCTTGCCTGGTCAATTGAAGATGATGACGAGGATGATGAGCAAGTTTCAGCTACTCCGTATGATGATCTTTGGGGCCTTGATACGAAAAAGGCAGAACCTAAAGAAAAAAAGAAGAAGAAATTTCCGCCGCGGCCTGAAAAAGATCTATTATTGTTCATAGAAAGCTACAGCCGTGAATTGGCTGATTGGCAGCGGGATATCCTGACGATGATGCGTGAAGAAATGCTCTATTTTTGGCCGCAGCTGGAGACGAAAATCATGAACGAAGGCTGGGCATCATACTGGCACCAGAGAATCCTCCGTGAGATGGATCTCACCAGCGGGGAATCAATCGAATTTGCCAAATTGAATGCCGGAGTTGTGCAGCCGTCAAAGACAGGGATTAACCCCTATTATTTAGGAATCAAAATTTTTGAAGATATCGAAGAGCGTTATAATAACCCGACCGAGGAAATGAAACGCCGAGGTGTCAAACCGGGTTCTGGCCGGGAAAAAATGTTCGAAGTCCGGGAAATTGAATCTGATATTTCCTTTTTGCGCAATTACTTAACGAAGGATTTGGTCATGCGTGAGGATATGTACCTTTTCCAAAAGCAGGGACGGGAATACAAAGTCGTCGACAAAGCCTGGGAACAGGTCCGTGACCAGCTTGTAAGCATGAGGGTGAATGGCGGATTCCCTTATCTGACTGTGACTGACGGTGATTACCTCAAGAACGGGGAGCTCTATATAACGCACGGATTCGAAGGAATCGAACTTGATATTAAATACTTGGAAAAGGTTCTGCCGTATATCCACCAGCTCTGGGGCCGGAAATGCCATATCGAAACGATGGTCGAAGGCAGAGCGATGCTTTACACATACGATGGCAAGGGAGTTCACCGGAAATATTTATAA
- a CDS encoding DUF3889 domain-containing protein, producing MKKYFIAISTLLILLMGILSIDISAQRPDYEKYGRIATAVIKEDFPAEEVMDYKYMGRKQIDDRQVLDSFQFKVNVSGKPVLMNVLITHDLKNNRLLNLSVAEQPQQ from the coding sequence ATGAAAAAGTATTTTATCGCTATAAGTACATTGTTGATTTTGTTAATGGGAATTCTAAGTATCGATATCAGCGCGCAAAGGCCGGATTATGAAAAGTATGGCAGGATCGCAACCGCTGTGATCAAAGAGGATTTTCCTGCAGAAGAGGTCATGGATTATAAGTATATGGGCCGAAAGCAAATTGATGATCGTCAGGTTCTAGATTCCTTCCAATTCAAAGTCAATGTCAGTGGAAAACCTGTTTTGATGAATGTGCTAATCACACACGATTTGAAAAATAACAGATTATTAAACCTTAGCGTAGCTGAACAGCCGCAGCAGTAA
- a CDS encoding YidH family protein translates to MEENQTAESKYIQQHLANERTYLAWVRTSIAIIGIGFLASSLHFNNIKSVSQLADTIAVFVSIFSLLIGLTILLLATVHYFSVRRNINSQTFVSANNLIKVSTGIIFLIFLLLGLYLITILF, encoded by the coding sequence ATGGAAGAAAATCAAACGGCAGAGTCCAAGTATATCCAGCAGCATCTTGCAAATGAACGGACATATCTTGCCTGGGTAAGGACATCCATCGCCATCATTGGGATTGGGTTTTTAGCTTCAAGCCTGCATTTTAACAATATTAAGTCAGTGAGCCAGCTTGCCGACACGATTGCTGTGTTTGTCAGTATTTTTTCACTGCTTATTGGATTGACAATCCTCCTGCTTGCCACTGTCCATTATTTTTCGGTTCGGAGAAACATAAACAGCCAAACTTTCGTATCGGCAAATAATTTGATAAAGGTATCAACCGGAATTATATTTTTGATTTTCCTGTTACTGGGATTATATTTAATTACGATCTTGTTCTAG
- a CDS encoding SDR family oxidoreductase has protein sequence MLKEQVAIVTGASRGIGKEIAVKLAEQGMKLSLAGTSDDIHKTAEELKQQGFSEVIAVQTDVSNEQQVKNLVEKTLEAFGQVDVLVNNAGIGFFKLAEEVTIDEWKKLFEVNVQGVFLGAKAVLPHMKERKTGTIITISSDVGRYTIPNGSAYTASKYAVQGFSGALAQEVREFGIRVGTINPGMVDTYFADSKQGLPEKHDWLKVEDIANAVVYMASAPKHMLIDEIVIHPLVQNYPIA, from the coding sequence ATGTTAAAAGAACAAGTCGCAATAGTCACAGGCGCATCAAGAGGTATTGGCAAAGAAATCGCAGTGAAATTGGCTGAGCAGGGAATGAAGCTTTCGCTGGCAGGAACCTCAGACGATATCCACAAAACAGCCGAAGAGCTGAAGCAACAGGGGTTTTCGGAGGTCATTGCTGTACAGACTGATGTCAGCAATGAACAGCAGGTGAAAAACCTTGTAGAGAAGACGCTTGAAGCTTTCGGCCAGGTTGATGTACTTGTGAATAATGCCGGTATCGGCTTTTTCAAGTTAGCTGAAGAAGTGACAATTGATGAATGGAAGAAGCTTTTTGAAGTCAATGTCCAGGGTGTTTTCCTGGGCGCTAAAGCTGTGCTGCCGCATATGAAGGAACGAAAGACCGGTACCATCATCACGATCTCATCTGATGTTGGCCGTTATACCATTCCAAACGGGAGTGCTTATACTGCTTCAAAGTATGCTGTACAGGGCTTCAGCGGGGCACTTGCCCAGGAAGTAAGGGAATTCGGGATCCGTGTTGGCACCATCAACCCGGGAATGGTTGATACTTATTTTGCCGATTCAAAACAGGGCCTTCCCGAGAAACACGACTGGCTCAAGGTGGAAGATATCGCAAATGCTGTTGTATATATGGCGTCTGCTCCAAAGCATATGCTGATCGATGAAATTGTTATCCACCCACTAGTACAGAACTACCCAATTGCATAA
- a CDS encoding response regulator: MAIKVLIADDHHVVRRGLVFFLRTQDQLEIVGEAGNGREAVELAEKLNPDIILMDLIMPEMNGIEATKLIKAKNKDIKIMMLTSFSDQEHVIPAIEAGASGYQLKDIQPDELVKSIIRIVEGENHLHPKATSLVLKHLSGNNRYDKRPLDELTKREVEVLKEIASGKSNKEIAASLFITEKTVKTHVSNVLAKLEVADRTQAALYAVRNRLVNQDPPSA, translated from the coding sequence ATGGCGATTAAAGTTCTTATAGCCGATGACCATCATGTCGTCAGAAGGGGATTAGTTTTTTTTCTCAGGACACAAGATCAGCTTGAAATTGTAGGAGAAGCGGGCAATGGGAGGGAAGCAGTTGAACTTGCCGAAAAGCTGAATCCTGACATTATATTAATGGATTTAATCATGCCCGAGATGAATGGAATTGAGGCGACAAAACTTATCAAAGCCAAAAATAAGGATATTAAAATCATGATGCTGACAAGCTTTTCAGACCAGGAACATGTGATTCCAGCGATTGAAGCAGGTGCATCTGGCTATCAGCTAAAAGATATACAGCCTGATGAACTAGTCAAATCGATCATAAGGATTGTGGAAGGGGAAAATCACCTTCATCCGAAAGCAACCTCTCTTGTTTTAAAACACCTTTCCGGCAATAACCGTTATGATAAACGACCGCTAGATGAGTTAACAAAGCGGGAGGTAGAGGTGCTGAAAGAAATAGCCAGCGGCAAAAGCAATAAGGAAATCGCAGCTTCGCTTTTTATCACAGAGAAAACAGTCAAAACCCATGTATCCAATGTTCTTGCAAAATTGGAAGTTGCGGACAGAACACAGGCAGCTTTATATGCCGTCCGCAATCGCCTTGTAAACCAGGATCCCCCATCCGCATAA
- a CDS encoding phospho-sugar mutase — protein sequence MDWKMNADKWLGFAGLDPELKTQLDSLKNNEKHLEEVFYKNLEFGTGGMRGEIGAGTNRMNIYTVRKASAGLAAYIEEQGAEAKQRGVAIAYDSRHKSPEFAMEAAKTLATRGIQTYVFEELRPTPELSFAVRYLHAYAGIVITASHNPPEYNGYKVYGPDGGQLPPDSADEVIAKVNEIENELSIEVMDEQELKEKGLIKMIGPEVDRAYLEKLMIISENPTLSDETDVKVVFTPLHGTANMPVRNILTNLKYQNVTVVKEQELPDPEFSTVKSPNPEEHAAFELAIREGKTIDADVLIATDPDADRLGIAVKGQDGEYTVLTGNQTGALLLHYILTQKKEKGTLPANGVVLKTIVTSELGRKIASSFGLDTIDVLTGFKFIAEKIKQYEETGEYRFLFGYEESYGYLIGDFARDKDAVQAAMLAVEVCAYYKKKGMSLYEALLSVFEEFGYYQEGLRSLTLKGKEGAELIQKTLGVFRKEPLKQLGALKVTSVEDYLTGIRVNSGNEEEKIKLPSSNVIKYYLEDGSWMCLRPSGTEPKIKFYFGVNDQSLKDSQQKLKQLEQDFMDLVEKKMEAAKTL from the coding sequence ATGGATTGGAAGATGAACGCTGACAAGTGGCTTGGTTTTGCTGGATTAGATCCAGAGCTGAAAACCCAACTTGATTCACTTAAAAATAACGAGAAGCATTTAGAAGAAGTCTTTTATAAAAACCTTGAATTCGGTACTGGCGGAATGCGCGGGGAGATTGGCGCCGGGACAAATCGCATGAATATATATACTGTCCGAAAGGCATCTGCCGGGCTGGCTGCATACATAGAAGAACAAGGAGCTGAGGCGAAGCAGCGCGGTGTGGCGATTGCCTATGATTCCCGCCATAAGTCACCTGAATTTGCCATGGAAGCTGCTAAGACATTGGCCACGCGCGGCATCCAGACATATGTTTTTGAAGAATTGAGACCTACTCCTGAACTCTCATTCGCAGTCCGTTACCTTCATGCATACGCAGGAATTGTCATCACGGCCAGTCATAATCCGCCTGAGTACAACGGCTATAAAGTATACGGACCAGACGGCGGGCAGCTTCCACCGGACAGTGCGGACGAAGTCATTGCCAAAGTAAACGAAATTGAAAATGAACTGTCAATTGAGGTTATGGACGAGCAGGAGCTGAAAGAAAAGGGTTTGATCAAGATGATTGGACCTGAAGTGGACCGGGCTTATCTCGAGAAGCTGATGATCATATCTGAAAATCCGACACTTTCAGATGAAACCGATGTAAAAGTTGTCTTCACTCCATTGCATGGAACGGCAAATATGCCAGTCCGCAATATACTGACGAATTTGAAGTACCAAAATGTCACGGTCGTAAAAGAACAGGAGCTTCCGGATCCTGAGTTTTCAACAGTAAAGAGTCCGAACCCGGAGGAGCATGCTGCTTTTGAACTGGCCATCCGCGAAGGAAAGACAATTGATGCGGATGTGCTGATCGCAACTGATCCAGATGCTGACCGTCTAGGTATTGCGGTAAAGGGTCAGGATGGGGAGTATACTGTCCTGACTGGAAACCAGACTGGTGCGCTTCTGCTGCACTATATTCTTACTCAAAAGAAGGAAAAAGGCACATTACCTGCGAATGGAGTCGTGTTGAAAACGATTGTGACTTCCGAACTTGGCCGCAAAATCGCGTCATCTTTCGGTCTTGACACAATTGATGTCCTCACGGGTTTCAAGTTCATTGCTGAAAAAATCAAACAATATGAAGAAACAGGGGAGTACAGGTTCCTGTTCGGATATGAAGAAAGCTACGGTTACCTGATTGGCGACTTTGCCAGGGATAAGGATGCGGTCCAGGCAGCCATGCTTGCTGTTGAAGTTTGCGCTTATTATAAAAAGAAGGGAATGTCCTTATACGAAGCGCTGCTTAGTGTTTTTGAAGAGTTTGGTTATTACCAGGAGGGCCTGCGTTCACTGACGCTAAAAGGAAAAGAGGGCGCAGAACTAATCCAGAAAACTCTCGGAGTTTTCCGCAAGGAGCCGCTCAAGCAGCTCGGAGCATTGAAAGTTACGTCTGTGGAAGACTATTTGACAGGTATTAGAGTGAATTCAGGTAATGAGGAAGAGAAAATCAAGCTTCCATCGTCAAATGTCATCAAATACTATCTTGAAGATGGTTCTTGGATGTGCCTTCGTCCATCAGGGACGGAGCCGAAAATCAAATTCTATTTTGGCGTAAATGACCAGAGCCTTAAAGACAGCCAGCAAAAACTTAAGCAGCTTGAACAGGATTTCATGGACCTGGTAGAAAAGAAAATGGAAGCCGCCAAAACACTATAA